The following proteins come from a genomic window of Crateriforma spongiae:
- the lpxB gene encoding lipid-A-disaccharide synthase, translating to MSRSIFFSVGEPSGDQHAARLADALRQADPSVHLRGFGGPAMAAAGCHLDLDLTRHAVVGLLEVLPKLRDFFRFADEAEQVFRDSSVDAVVLVDFPGFNWHIAKRAKRYGIPVYYYCPPQLWAWGGWRVAKMRRLVDHVLAVLPIEEDYFQTAGIPTTLVGHPFFDAVAEKPLDPMVMAGLRRIAKDDRGAVAVLPGSRSHEVHRNFPIQLAAIRRLHQMHPDAHFMVAAYRNDQCLWCRDQLSDSDRDLPIHFFVGATSEIIQFSRCAMMVSGSVSLELMARQTPAAVTYRIGRLLHEFGKRVVNINSITLPNLMSDRNLYPEMISVGPIEPAVDFLTESIDAMLGDEFYFRRLKADLAELRNRVALPGATKRAAEFLSEQITSDLRSGDQPHQFDDAAGTVDSVTERSRRMPAFGRRAA from the coding sequence ATGTCCCGATCGATCTTCTTTTCCGTCGGTGAACCAAGCGGTGACCAGCACGCCGCCCGACTGGCCGATGCGCTTCGCCAAGCTGATCCGTCGGTGCATCTGCGCGGATTTGGGGGTCCGGCGATGGCGGCCGCCGGCTGTCATCTGGACTTGGATTTGACTCGCCACGCGGTGGTGGGGCTATTGGAAGTCTTGCCCAAACTGCGTGACTTCTTTCGGTTCGCCGACGAAGCCGAACAAGTCTTTCGTGATTCATCCGTCGACGCCGTCGTGCTGGTCGATTTCCCTGGATTCAATTGGCACATCGCCAAGCGTGCCAAGCGTTATGGGATCCCGGTGTACTATTACTGCCCGCCACAATTGTGGGCCTGGGGCGGATGGCGTGTTGCCAAGATGCGTCGCCTGGTCGACCACGTGCTGGCGGTTCTGCCGATCGAAGAAGACTACTTTCAAACCGCCGGGATACCGACGACGTTGGTCGGACACCCCTTTTTCGACGCCGTCGCCGAAAAGCCACTGGATCCGATGGTCATGGCGGGACTGCGGCGGATTGCCAAGGACGACCGCGGCGCGGTTGCGGTTTTGCCCGGATCGCGATCGCACGAAGTCCATCGGAACTTTCCCATTCAATTGGCCGCCATCCGCCGTTTGCACCAGATGCACCCGGACGCCCACTTCATGGTCGCCGCCTATCGCAACGACCAGTGCTTGTGGTGCCGAGACCAATTGAGCGATTCGGACCGCGACTTACCCATCCACTTTTTCGTCGGGGCGACCAGCGAAATCATCCAGTTCAGCCGCTGTGCCATGATGGTCAGCGGATCGGTCAGTCTAGAACTGATGGCCCGCCAGACCCCCGCGGCCGTCACCTACCGGATCGGCCGGTTGCTTCACGAATTCGGCAAGCGTGTCGTGAACATCAACAGCATCACACTGCCCAATTTGATGAGCGATCGGAACCTTTATCCGGAGATGATCTCGGTCGGTCCCATCGAACCAGCGGTGGACTTTTTGACCGAGTCGATCGATGCGATGCTGGGCGACGAGTTCTATTTCCGACGGCTGAAGGCCGATCTAGCAGAACTTCGCAATCGGGTCGCGTTGCCGGGTGCCACGAAAAGGGCCGCCGAATTCTTGTCGGAACAGATCACCAGCGACCTTCGGTCCGGTGACCAGCCCCACCAGTTCGACGATGCCGCGGGTACCGTCGACAGCGTCACGGAGCGATCACGCCGAATGCCGGCTTTCGGTCGCCGGGCCGCCTAA
- a CDS encoding sulfotransferase family protein has protein sequence MMRSVRVARISRDAFKEVLLSEAAGKEPGVWKKTDVSVKTGRSRISFNLLGEESRVPFSQMSSQFPFFVVGCPRSGTTFLQVLLNRHPHAWVPPELKLFFLYHGCPRWVRRKTLRRIESDCSVAFPADMLRGDRRVDEIYAYLHRLYPSHGIDRNRVSTTDVGHAPQRQCLLGDKTPEYSYRLDWIDEVFPDSRWIFVVRDPRDVALSLTGVPWLRTSVRGAALLWDRTQRRLLDAAERWPRRICWVRFERLVTRPEQELADALTFLGLSADESILSTLQRPSVHDASCFPERERAWKQTALNPPDLARVSAWRRNRAAIAEPVERVCGQTMDRIGYDRVATNGGGCSMTDLIAANASLARSLIGLPPAVWCSEMAYRLRDGRGIFNRSALINRSVSQACSS, from the coding sequence ATGATGCGCTCGGTCCGGGTCGCTAGGATCAGTCGCGATGCGTTCAAGGAGGTCTTGCTCAGCGAGGCGGCTGGAAAAGAACCGGGCGTTTGGAAAAAAACGGACGTTTCGGTGAAGACCGGCCGGAGTCGGATTTCTTTTAACTTGCTGGGCGAAGAATCCCGCGTACCTTTTTCCCAGATGTCCAGCCAGTTTCCATTCTTCGTCGTCGGTTGCCCGCGATCCGGAACCACTTTCCTGCAGGTGTTGTTGAACCGACACCCGCATGCTTGGGTGCCTCCGGAGCTGAAGCTGTTTTTCTTATATCACGGTTGCCCCCGATGGGTCCGACGAAAGACGCTTCGACGGATTGAATCGGATTGTTCGGTCGCCTTTCCCGCCGACATGCTGCGTGGCGATCGCCGAGTTGATGAGATCTATGCCTACTTGCATCGACTTTATCCAAGTCACGGAATCGATCGGAACCGCGTGTCGACGACCGATGTCGGGCACGCGCCGCAGCGGCAATGTTTGTTGGGCGACAAGACTCCTGAGTACTCGTACCGTCTGGACTGGATCGATGAAGTCTTTCCCGATAGCCGTTGGATATTCGTCGTGCGTGATCCACGGGATGTGGCGTTAAGCCTGACGGGCGTTCCGTGGCTGCGAACCAGCGTGCGAGGTGCGGCATTGCTTTGGGACCGAACACAGCGTCGCTTGTTGGACGCGGCCGAACGTTGGCCACGACGTATTTGCTGGGTGCGTTTCGAACGGTTGGTCACGCGTCCCGAACAGGAACTTGCCGATGCACTGACATTCTTGGGTTTGTCGGCGGACGAATCGATTCTTTCGACGCTTCAGCGGCCTAGCGTCCACGATGCCTCTTGCTTTCCCGAACGCGAACGGGCCTGGAAGCAGACGGCATTGAATCCGCCCGACCTTGCCCGGGTGTCCGCTTGGCGGCGAAATCGTGCCGCCATCGCGGAGCCGGTGGAGCGTGTTTGCGGACAAACCATGGATCGAATCGGATACGATCGTGTAGCGACCAACGGCGGTGGGTGTTCGATGACCGACCTGATTGCCGCCAATGCTTCACTGGCTCGTTCGTTGATTGGCCTGCCGCCGGCTGTGTGGTGTTCCGAAATGGCTTACCGCTTGAGAGACGGCCGAGGCATCTTCAATCGTTCAGCGCTGATCAATCGATCAGTATCGCAGGCATGTTCGTCGTAG
- a CDS encoding CinA family protein — MTPELTRDCQTVADRLRATGHRLVLAESCTCGLLAASIAAVPGVSQHFCGSAVTYREQTKVQWLEVDPDLLSRHSAVSAPVTDQMARAVMRRTDEATVSLAVTGHLGPNAPAELDGRVYLAVCVRSDGPGASRDGRDPYVVHAHALRLHEQLRVQRQIESAREAWQFLVRVALADI; from the coding sequence ATGACCCCCGAACTGACTCGAGATTGTCAAACGGTGGCCGATCGTCTTCGGGCGACCGGCCACCGTTTGGTTTTGGCCGAAAGCTGTACCTGTGGATTGCTGGCCGCGTCCATCGCCGCCGTCCCCGGGGTATCCCAGCATTTTTGCGGTTCGGCCGTCACCTACCGCGAGCAGACCAAGGTGCAGTGGTTGGAAGTCGATCCAGACCTGCTGTCACGTCATTCCGCGGTCAGTGCACCGGTGACTGATCAGATGGCACGGGCGGTGATGCGAAGGACGGATGAGGCGACCGTGTCGTTGGCGGTCACGGGGCATTTGGGCCCTAACGCGCCGGCGGAATTGGATGGCAGGGTCTATTTGGCCGTGTGCGTTCGATCGGACGGTCCGGGGGCGTCGCGGGATGGTCGCGATCCTTACGTCGTGCACGCGCATGCGCTACGTCTGCACGAGCAATTGCGTGTGCAGCGTCAGATCGAAAGCGCCCGAGAGGCTTGGCAATTTCTGGTCCGCGTCGCTTTGGCGGACATCTAG
- a CDS encoding MotA/TolQ/ExbB proton channel family protein has translation MNRGLGLFWQSLMGLAQATSDAAPDDDGAGLFEIVFSGGWIGLIIILVLFCLSVAAAYLVFDQFMTLRRAEILPPSVADSVRQSLLTGRLADADAVCRRTPSVISVVLLAGLAEREFGWSEVEKAVEDTLAQQSARLMRRIEYLSVIGNIAPMVGLLGTVTGMIFAFQQVATTRGAAGAGDLAEGIYQALVTTVGGLVVAIPSLAAYAICRNRVDSLIAEVAQQTVHALTPIKRRPGTSQRTATRKSPASPASSSSTPKAPAAAPDDRPPKRT, from the coding sequence ATGAACAGAGGTTTGGGTTTGTTTTGGCAATCATTGATGGGGCTGGCCCAGGCCACCAGTGACGCGGCACCGGACGACGACGGCGCCGGATTGTTCGAAATCGTCTTCAGTGGCGGATGGATCGGTCTGATCATCATCCTGGTGTTGTTCTGCCTCAGTGTGGCAGCGGCCTATCTCGTGTTCGATCAGTTCATGACGTTACGACGTGCGGAAATCTTGCCGCCTTCGGTCGCCGACAGCGTCCGACAATCGCTATTGACCGGTCGCCTCGCCGATGCCGATGCGGTGTGTCGCCGCACACCCAGTGTCATCAGTGTGGTCCTGTTAGCAGGTTTGGCGGAACGAGAGTTCGGCTGGTCCGAGGTTGAAAAAGCCGTGGAAGATACCTTGGCACAGCAGTCGGCCAGGTTGATGCGACGCATCGAATACTTGTCGGTGATCGGAAACATCGCGCCGATGGTCGGATTGTTGGGCACGGTGACGGGGATGATTTTCGCCTTTCAACAAGTGGCGACCACTCGCGGAGCGGCCGGCGCGGGTGACTTGGCCGAAGGCATTTACCAAGCATTGGTGACGACGGTCGGCGGTTTGGTGGTCGCGATCCCGTCGCTGGCGGCGTATGCCATCTGTCGAAACCGCGTCGATTCGTTGATCGCCGAAGTGGCTCAGCAAACCGTGCACGCGTTAACCCCCATCAAGCGGCGGCCCGGCACGTCGCAGCGCACGGCCACCCGGAAGTCTCCCGCATCGCCGGCGTCTTCGTCATCGACGCCCAAAGCGCCCGCTGCCGCACCGGACGATCGGCCTCCGAAACGGACTTGA
- a CDS encoding serine/threonine protein kinase has product MRQFLSRQWVSSGGGDKPAGPAVDRATWGETSQTRAWAGLWPRRWPAWIAVVLALLIGSAVWAVYSVTERSTRKIAENNVSSMLSAGVSALQLWLMDQRQITAGLIEDCEAQYPLGSALAAATAPVQSDDTPADVLQAAQDVTQFLNEQITTRDEDIDCTGWLIVDADATIRLSSRPELIGRSFARLRPGLDTCFRYDSTVTPALPLPIHDGDPSAAIHSRRDLAMIALSTIRDGVLPVGAFGLLLDPAHRFTEILSVARMGETGETYAFDSDGVMISQSRFDRQLHTLGLVDEASGANSVLRVTIRDPGLDLLHASPSDRQRIVQQWDQLPLTKMAAKAIDGRSGIDVNGYTDYRGVKVIGAWQWLDEYGFGVTTEMDHEEAYQAIDFLRLATWTLLAALALTVVSLAAVSLVFSRLYASTAAMRGAIRRLGQYELFEIIGRGGMGTVYRGQHQLLRRDVAIKVLERVDESDDIIPLADSRAVERFEREVQMTAKLGHPNTVNVYDYGRTAEGTFFYVMEHVGGMTVRQLIKADGRQSPGRVIHLLVQVCGSIQEAHHHGLIHRDIKPGNIVVVNFAGLYDMVKVLDFGLVRNLQRTDHTLTSPTALTGTPMYMAPEVIRNSKHADRSSDLYAIGAVGYQLLTGVTPYDATAVPEICAMRLGGDPERPADRIGCPLPDDLQDVLMDCLSHDIERRPATAGDLADRLRGCADVGSWTEDDSRQWWSRFGDAYDSASTPSGESAVVAQPGRPIRPMRDVWDSQSDAVTDPAASLMSGQWDDDEGRPPSASEPPRGGDNTAPTADDSRTFSYNPAEHGLVVDRQPDPAISPDAATTESTHGEDDQTKESG; this is encoded by the coding sequence ATGCGACAATTTCTTTCACGACAGTGGGTGTCCAGCGGTGGCGGCGACAAGCCGGCCGGGCCGGCGGTGGACCGCGCCACTTGGGGTGAGACGTCGCAGACGCGTGCTTGGGCAGGACTTTGGCCTCGACGTTGGCCGGCCTGGATTGCCGTTGTCTTGGCGCTGCTGATCGGCTCGGCGGTATGGGCGGTTTATTCGGTGACCGAAAGGTCCACCCGTAAAATCGCCGAGAACAATGTTTCGTCGATGCTGTCGGCCGGCGTTTCGGCGCTCCAGTTGTGGTTGATGGACCAGCGGCAAATCACCGCGGGGCTGATTGAAGACTGCGAGGCCCAGTATCCGCTGGGGTCGGCATTGGCCGCCGCAACGGCTCCGGTGCAAAGCGATGATACGCCGGCAGATGTTCTGCAGGCTGCACAGGATGTGACACAGTTCTTGAACGAACAGATCACGACGCGTGATGAAGATATCGATTGCACCGGGTGGCTGATTGTCGACGCGGACGCCACGATTCGCTTGTCATCCCGACCCGAATTGATCGGGCGTTCGTTTGCCCGTCTGCGTCCCGGCTTGGACACCTGTTTTCGTTACGACAGCACCGTGACGCCCGCGTTGCCGTTGCCGATACACGACGGCGATCCATCGGCGGCGATCCATTCTCGGCGTGACTTGGCAATGATCGCGTTGTCGACGATCCGAGACGGCGTCTTGCCGGTCGGGGCGTTCGGGTTGCTGTTGGACCCTGCCCATCGATTCACCGAAATCTTGTCGGTCGCCCGAATGGGCGAGACGGGGGAAACGTACGCGTTTGATAGTGATGGGGTGATGATCAGCCAAAGCCGGTTCGATCGTCAGCTTCACACCCTGGGCTTGGTTGATGAAGCTTCCGGGGCCAACAGCGTTTTGCGGGTCACCATCCGTGATCCAGGACTTGATCTGCTGCACGCTTCGCCATCAGACCGCCAGCGCATTGTGCAACAGTGGGACCAGTTGCCGCTGACGAAGATGGCCGCGAAGGCGATCGACGGACGCTCGGGGATCGACGTCAACGGGTACACCGATTACCGCGGCGTCAAAGTCATTGGCGCTTGGCAATGGTTGGACGAATACGGTTTCGGTGTGACGACCGAAATGGATCACGAAGAAGCTTACCAAGCGATCGATTTTCTGCGTTTGGCGACGTGGACCCTGCTGGCGGCTTTGGCGTTGACGGTGGTGTCGTTGGCCGCGGTGTCATTGGTGTTCAGCCGACTGTATGCCAGCACCGCGGCGATGCGTGGCGCGATCCGCCGTTTGGGCCAGTACGAATTGTTCGAAATCATCGGACGCGGTGGAATGGGGACGGTGTATCGGGGCCAGCATCAACTGCTGCGACGCGACGTGGCGATCAAAGTGCTGGAACGTGTCGATGAATCCGATGACATCATCCCGCTGGCCGACAGTCGAGCGGTCGAACGGTTTGAACGCGAGGTGCAGATGACGGCCAAGCTGGGGCACCCCAACACGGTGAACGTGTACGACTATGGCCGCACGGCCGAAGGCACGTTCTTCTATGTGATGGAACACGTCGGTGGGATGACCGTCCGCCAGTTGATCAAAGCCGACGGGCGACAATCACCGGGGCGTGTGATTCATTTGCTGGTTCAAGTTTGTGGGTCGATCCAGGAGGCTCATCATCACGGGCTGATTCATCGCGATATCAAGCCGGGCAACATCGTCGTGGTGAACTTTGCCGGTCTGTATGACATGGTGAAAGTGCTGGACTTTGGATTGGTTCGTAACCTACAGCGGACCGATCACACGCTGACCTCGCCGACCGCGCTGACCGGAACGCCGATGTACATGGCACCCGAGGTCATTCGCAATTCCAAGCATGCCGATCGCAGCAGTGATCTTTATGCGATCGGGGCGGTGGGCTATCAGTTGTTGACCGGTGTGACACCCTATGACGCGACCGCCGTACCAGAGATCTGTGCGATGCGATTGGGCGGCGATCCCGAACGTCCGGCCGATCGAATCGGCTGTCCACTGCCCGATGACTTGCAAGATGTGCTGATGGACTGTCTGAGCCACGACATCGAACGACGGCCGGCAACGGCGGGTGACCTGGCGGACCGTTTGCGAGGTTGTGCTGATGTCGGATCGTGGACCGAAGACGATTCGCGGCAATGGTGGTCTCGTTTTGGCGACGCGTATGATTCGGCGTCGACACCCTCGGGGGAATCCGCCGTGGTGGCACAGCCCGGCCGACCGATCCGCCCGATGCGTGACGTATGGGATTCCCAAAGCGATGCGGTTACCGATCCCGCGGCCAGTCTGATGTCGGGACAATGGGACGACGATGAGGGACGACCACCATCGGCATCCGAGCCGCCACGCGGGGGCGACAACACCGCACCCACCGCAGACGATTCGCGGACGTTTTCCTACAATCCGGCCGAACACGGCTTGGTCGTCGATCGACAGCCGGACCCGGCGATTTCCCCCGACGCTGCCACGACCGAATCCACCCACGGCGAAGACGACCAGACCAAGGAATCAGGCTGA
- a CDS encoding DUF1559 family PulG-like putative transporter, producing the protein MMYRRSGFTLIELLVVISIVTVLISLLAPATQSAREAARRAQCLSQSRQLGLGIQMHIDRMKYLPGNGGDDGESRIKNTDGEMVRVGTFDRQIDQRFWWGVGIPFAHPTKQTGSWAYAILPMVEQVESHQSIRVENAGPLFRCPSRSRGEPLPPVDDENGEYDAGGRAWAKTDYAGNGMIMLNYPEALRPAHIIDGLSQTIAFGEKAFDPLVQTETSWYWDEPIFTGGSRGTVRDGVLIQPDQPEIEYKHNWGSSHPGGAVFARLDGSADLVSRQIDWLVLRGLLSPAGRETEQSNE; encoded by the coding sequence ATGATGTATCGCCGTAGTGGTTTTACCCTGATCGAATTGTTGGTGGTGATTTCGATCGTGACCGTTCTGATATCGTTGCTGGCACCGGCGACGCAATCGGCGCGCGAGGCGGCAAGACGCGCGCAATGCCTCAGCCAATCCCGACAGTTGGGATTGGGGATTCAAATGCACATCGACCGGATGAAATACCTGCCGGGTAACGGTGGCGACGATGGCGAAAGCCGCATCAAGAATACCGACGGTGAAATGGTCAGGGTCGGAACCTTCGATCGACAGATCGATCAACGGTTTTGGTGGGGCGTTGGGATACCGTTTGCGCATCCCACAAAACAGACCGGCAGTTGGGCCTATGCGATTTTGCCCATGGTGGAGCAAGTGGAATCACATCAAAGCATCCGTGTCGAAAACGCGGGACCGCTGTTTCGTTGTCCCAGTCGGTCGCGAGGCGAACCGCTGCCGCCGGTCGATGATGAAAACGGGGAATACGATGCCGGCGGTCGCGCTTGGGCGAAAACCGATTATGCCGGCAATGGGATGATTATGCTGAATTATCCCGAAGCATTGCGACCGGCGCACATCATTGACGGCTTGAGTCAGACCATCGCTTTCGGTGAAAAAGCGTTTGATCCTTTGGTGCAAACGGAGACCAGTTGGTATTGGGACGAGCCGATTTTTACCGGCGGAAGCCGTGGAACGGTGCGGGACGGCGTGCTGATCCAGCCCGATCAGCCCGAAATTGAATACAAACACAACTGGGGTTCGTCACATCCGGGCGGCGCCGTGTTTGCACGGCTGGACGGTTCAGCAGATCTTGTCTCACGACAAATCGATTGGTTGGTGTTGCGAGGACTGCTAAGTCCAGCCGGTCGCGAAACGGAACAATCAAATGAATAG
- a CDS encoding sulfatase, with protein sequence MFANRLDPLRGLYGFLIVVSACLAFTSNHVDAADDQRPNVLFILVDDLGLHDLGVEGSTFYETPNLDALANSSMRFTQGYASCRVCSPSRASIQLGKFTARHGITQWIGAASGMDWKRDDKLLPAEYLHALPHDDVTIAEALSEAGYITFFAGKWHLGGEGSLPTDHGYQINKGGHHRGSPPGGYFAPYKNPELEDGPDGESLTIRLANETVDFITANHDQPFFAMLSFYTVHGPVQTEQSRWQKYQTKAQSLPPRDHRFEVDRTLPVRIVQDHPIYAGMIETMDQAVGLVVDALADAGLDKNTIVVFTGDNGGVSSGDAYSTCNLPLRGGKGRQWEGGIREPFYLRYPPLTGDGMTSDVPVTHADFYPTLLDICGLESRPEQHVDGVSLVPLLRGQSIADRPLYWHYPHYDNQGGEPSSLYRDGDYKLIHYYEDGRNELYDLSKDPAEQNDIADQHPQRVQQMYSQLKSWLDSVGALYPEPDPRYDPQRTAAKWKRMHTTKKESLEKSHAQFLDPNWQPDPTWWGSQVVKD encoded by the coding sequence ATGTTTGCGAATCGATTGGATCCCCTTCGTGGCCTTTACGGTTTTTTGATCGTTGTATCGGCCTGCCTCGCTTTCACCTCGAATCATGTCGACGCCGCAGACGATCAGCGTCCCAACGTTTTGTTCATCTTGGTCGATGATTTGGGGCTTCACGACTTGGGGGTCGAGGGCAGCACGTTTTACGAAACCCCCAATCTTGATGCGTTGGCCAATTCGTCGATGCGTTTCACTCAAGGCTACGCCTCGTGTCGTGTTTGCAGTCCGTCGCGTGCCAGCATTCAACTCGGAAAGTTCACCGCGCGACATGGCATCACCCAGTGGATCGGCGCCGCATCGGGGATGGACTGGAAACGGGATGACAAGTTGTTGCCTGCGGAATACCTGCATGCGCTGCCGCATGACGATGTCACGATTGCCGAGGCCTTGTCCGAAGCCGGGTACATCACGTTCTTTGCGGGCAAATGGCACTTGGGTGGCGAAGGCAGCCTGCCAACCGATCATGGATATCAAATCAACAAAGGAGGACATCATCGCGGCAGTCCTCCCGGTGGATATTTTGCGCCCTATAAGAATCCCGAATTGGAAGACGGCCCCGATGGTGAATCGCTGACGATACGTTTAGCCAATGAAACGGTGGACTTCATCACCGCCAATCACGATCAGCCGTTTTTTGCGATGTTGTCATTCTATACCGTCCACGGTCCCGTGCAGACGGAACAATCACGATGGCAAAAGTATCAAACCAAGGCCCAGTCGTTGCCGCCACGTGACCATCGGTTCGAAGTCGACCGCACACTGCCGGTTCGAATCGTCCAAGACCATCCGATCTATGCGGGCATGATCGAAACGATGGATCAGGCGGTCGGCTTGGTCGTTGACGCATTGGCTGATGCCGGCTTGGATAAAAACACGATCGTCGTTTTCACCGGTGACAATGGCGGCGTGTCCAGCGGTGACGCATACTCGACGTGCAACCTGCCGCTCCGGGGCGGCAAAGGCCGACAATGGGAAGGCGGCATCCGCGAACCGTTCTATCTGCGTTATCCACCGTTGACCGGTGACGGAATGACCAGCGATGTTCCGGTGACGCATGCCGATTTTTATCCGACATTGTTGGACATCTGCGGTCTGGAATCGCGTCCGGAACAACACGTCGACGGTGTCAGTTTGGTTCCATTGTTGCGGGGGCAATCCATTGCGGATCGCCCGCTGTATTGGCACTATCCGCACTATGACAACCAGGGCGGTGAACCCAGTTCGTTGTACCGGGATGGTGATTACAAGCTGATCCACTACTACGAAGACGGCCGTAACGAACTGTACGATCTGTCCAAAGATCCCGCCGAACAGAATGACATTGCGGACCAGCATCCACAGCGAGTTCAGCAAATGTACAGCCAGTTGAAGTCATGGTTGGATTCGGTCGGTGCGCTCTATCCCGAACCCGATCCTCGGTATGACCCTCAGCGGACGGCGGCGAAATGGAAGCGAATGCACACGACCAAGAAAGAGTCCTTGGAAAAGTCACACGCCCAGTTTTTAGATCCGAATTGGCAACCGGATCCCACATGGTGGGGAAGCCAAGTCGTCAAGGACTAG
- a CDS encoding DUF4190 domain-containing protein, giving the protein MSDTTAVSDSLSSSPLIGAETGYGVEEQPTPIRASGFFALLAGLASVFCLLGTPLLVLPVIAILLGLIALRPSDRGRPIGTLPAKIGMVLAVGFGVCGTLMPLLATQTVGTESAYFAKEYLRLMARGDREMVMEMRKDHINRVSPGTPLVTHYEQLEAEVRAMEDGMGMSPMENYKEDDCVAALEDIGGDIELFQVGSARMYTHFGEQYVETNWNNHTDPFKNDIIVTMAFKIDAETGDRQWYVKRCTWDQEQPVAESVY; this is encoded by the coding sequence ATGTCCGATACGACCGCTGTCAGCGATTCGTTGTCCAGTTCGCCTTTGATCGGTGCCGAAACCGGGTACGGGGTGGAAGAACAACCCACGCCCATTCGCGCCTCGGGTTTTTTCGCACTACTAGCGGGGCTGGCCAGCGTATTTTGTCTGCTGGGCACGCCTCTGTTGGTGCTTCCCGTGATCGCGATCCTGCTTGGGTTGATCGCGTTGCGGCCTAGCGACCGCGGCCGACCGATCGGGACCCTACCGGCCAAGATCGGAATGGTTTTGGCGGTGGGCTTTGGTGTTTGCGGAACTCTGATGCCTTTGCTGGCAACGCAAACGGTGGGCACTGAATCGGCGTATTTCGCTAAAGAGTACTTGCGGCTGATGGCCCGCGGCGACCGCGAAATGGTGATGGAAATGCGCAAGGATCACATCAACCGCGTTTCACCCGGCACACCGCTTGTGACCCACTACGAACAACTGGAAGCCGAAGTGCGGGCGATGGAAGATGGCATGGGGATGTCGCCGATGGAAAACTACAAGGAAGACGATTGCGTCGCCGCCTTGGAAGACATCGGCGGCGATATCGAATTGTTTCAAGTCGGCTCGGCCCGGATGTACACCCACTTTGGCGAACAATACGTGGAGACGAATTGGAACAATCACACCGATCCGTTCAAGAACGACATCATCGTCACGATGGCATTCAAAATCGACGCGGAAACCGGCGATCGCCAGTGGTACGTCAAACGCTGCACCTGGGACCAGGAACAACCGGTCGCTGAATCAGTCTACTAA